One Peribacillus sp. FSL H8-0477 genomic window, AGGTTTCGAATTCCAACGTAATGATCCGTCCCTCTGGTTCTTCCGTGCGAATACCAATTCCGTAATGAACAGACAATGGTTTTTCTTTAGTAAAAATAGCTGTACCAGAATACCCTTTTTTTAAGGCATAGTTCCAATATTGATTATACCCGGGTAAATCCAGCTCAATTTGTCCTTCTTGTACTTTTATTTCCTGTAGGCAGAAGATATCCGCATCGACAGTGTTGAAATATTCAAGAAAGCCTTTTCCTACACACGCACGAATCCCATTTACATTCCAAGAAATCAGCTTCATATGCTCTTTTAAACTCCTTGTTGCTTAATTATTTTTCTAACACTACACTACTATACTATTAATTCCGCATGTTTCCTACATCCATGCTTCAATCTACAATACATCTGAAAATAATCGTGCAAACGACTCTTTTGAACGTTCACCTAAGCTGCGTTGTTTATACTCACTTAACTCTACAAGTTCACTGTCGAGGATATCTGATTCATAATGTGAGACAAGATCAGCAATCGATGAGTTTTCTAACATGAATACATTCACCTCAAAGTTTAAATGAAAACTTCTCATATCCATATTTGCCGTACCAATAGAGGCCATGTCCCCATCAACAATTATGACCTTTTGATGAAGGAACCCCTTTGTATAGGAATAAACCTCAACACCCTCGTTAAGAAGTTCCGTAAAAAATGACCGGCTGGCATACTGAGTAAGAAATCCATCATTAATCTTCGGAATCATTAATCGTACTTGAACCCCTTTTTTTGCCGCCACTTTCAAGGCAGCCCGTATCGCTTCATTTGGTACAAAATAAGGCGTAGCAATCCATATCGATTTTGTAGCACAAGAGAAGAGCCCATAATAGAAATCACTCATAATTCCCTGCTGAGTGTCTGGTCCGCTGGCAACTACCTGTACCGCTCCATCTCCCTTTTTATCAGTCTGCTTGAGCTGTGGACGTTCAGTAAGTACATCTTCACCGCTTACATATTCCCAGTCCAACAGAAAAACAGTATGCAGCGTGTAGACTGCTTCCCCTTCCACTTTCAAATGGGTATCACGCCAAAATCCAATTTCTTTATTTTTCCCTAAATACTCATCCCCAACATTTAGCCCACCGACAAAACCAACCTTCCCATCAATGATAATAATTTTTCGGTGGTTTCGGAAATTTAACTTTTGATTAAAGAACCCATACTTTAGAGGAAGAAAAGGCTGCACA contains:
- the cls gene encoding cardiolipin synthase; its protein translation is MRRRRSEFIYLIILALSMYMMVFSSAGFLVKLFFGVLYTIALFVTLFSLMLENRSSHHTLLWMGILVFLPIGGYIFYLFSGQLYLKGHLFKTKRRKDRAEWKDLVNDITDPDLSFLNDHQTCFSTFAKNTSQTSFSTGTNTKVLKNGKETFPEIITELEKAQNYIHIEYYIFRSDRIGKKVMEILSDKARAGVEVLFTFDAAGSMKLDKKAIQDMKDAGVNVQPFLPLKYGFFNQKLNFRNHRKIIIIDGKVGFVGGLNVGDEYLGKNKEIGFWRDTHLKVEGEAVYTLHTVFLLDWEYVSGEDVLTERPQLKQTDKKGDGAVQVVASGPDTQQGIMSDFYYGLFSCATKSIWIATPYFVPNEAIRAALKVAAKKGVQVRLMIPKINDGFLTQYASRSFFTELLNEGVEVYSYTKGFLHQKVIIVDGDMASIGTANMDMRSFHLNFEVNVFMLENSSIADLVSHYESDILDSELVELSEYKQRSLGERSKESFARLFSDVL